A window from Salvia miltiorrhiza cultivar Shanhuang (shh) chromosome 2, IMPLAD_Smil_shh, whole genome shotgun sequence encodes these proteins:
- the LOC131008619 gene encoding ribulose bisphosphate carboxylase/oxygenase activase, chloroplastic, with the protein MALCFQISPSSVKSQFLSNPFNPKFYTKKPSNFVTICCSQSEGVENATSKQQKKLSEQSSWEAEDSEGKDYLYRLGAEADNMNIAVGARAGIIDDLFTGNFLGKDSDIVFDYRQKATRSFEYLQGDYYIAPVFMDKVVVHMAKNFMANLLNVRIPLILGIWGGKGQGKTFQTELIFRALGVEPIIMSAGELESERAGEPGRLIRERYRTASQVVQNQGKMSCLMINDIDAGLGIFGNTQMTVNNQIVVGSLMNIADNPTRVSIGQGWREADITHRIPIIVTGNDFARIYAPLIRDGRMDKFYWQPTQEDIVNIVSRMYEKDGITKDEVVSIVREFPNQALDFYGALRSRTYDRSILEWVNDAGGAENLGTRLLKQKRDGKLPVFTPPKQTLEALLESGYDLIKEQKLIMETKLSKEYMKNMDDEQV; encoded by the exons ATGGCTCTCTGCTTCCAAATCTCCCCTTCTTCAGTCAAATCCCAATTCTTGTCTAATCCCTTCAATCCCAAATTCTACACCAAAAAACCCTCCAATTTTGTCACAATTTGCTGCAGCCAAAGTGAAGGGGTTGAGAATGCAACGAGCAAACAGCAAAAGAAGCTGTCCGAACAGTCTTCATGGGAAGCTGAGGATTCTGAAGGCAAAGATTATCTGTACAGGCTTGGAGCAGAGGCCGACAACATGAACATCGCAGTCGGAGCTAGGGCTGGCATCATCGATGACCTCTTCACCGGCAATTTCCTCGGCAAAGACT CGGATATTGTGTTTGATTATCGGCAAAAGGCGACAAGGTCTTTCGAGTATCTTCAAGGCGATTATTACATTGCGCCTGTTTTCATG GACAAAGTTG TTGTCCACATGGCGAAGAACTTCATGGCTAATCTTCTCAATGTTAGAATTCCACTAATTTTAG GAATTTGGGGAGGGAAAGGACAAGGCAAAACTTTTCAAACTGAACTTATTTTCCGTGCTTTGGGAGTCGAACCTATTATCATGTCTGCTGGTGAATTGGAATCTGAAAGAGCAG GAGAACCAGGAAGACTGATACGTGAACGGTACAGAACTGCTTCTCAAGTGGTCCAGAACCAA GGGAAAATGAGCTGCTTGATGATTAATGATATTGATGCTGGCCTTGGTATATTtg GTAACACTCAAATGACAGTGAACAACCAAATTGTGGTTGGAAGCCTCATGAATATAGCAGATAATCCTACAAGAGTAAGTATAGGGCAAGGTTGGAGAGAGGCAGACATTACTCATAGGATTCCGATCATCGTCACAGGAAATGATTTCGCAAGAATTTATGCTCCATTGATCCGTGATGGAAGGATGGATAAGTTCTACTG GCAGCCCACCCAAGAAGATATTGTAAATATTGTTTCTAGAATGTATGAGAAGGATGGAATAACCAAGGATGAGGTTGTTAGCATTGTGCGAGAATTTCCTAATCAAG CACTGGATTTTTATGGTGCACTTAGGTCAAGAACATATGACCGTTCAATCCTAGAG TGGGTAAATGATGCCGGAGGCGCTGAAAATCTTGGTACCAGACTTCTGAAACAGAAAAGGGATGGAAAACTTCCAGTATTTACACCTCCAAAG CAAACCCTGGAGGCTTTACTCGAATCAGGATACGACCTCATTAAAGAGCAGAAGCTAATCATGGAAACCAAGCTTTCCAAGGAATACATGAAGAACATGGATGATGAGCAAGTTTGA
- the LOC131008603 gene encoding ABC transporter I family member 17-like, with protein MSDFRGEAQKHLLCAENSVAKMEVRDLTKVSDKDVRILNKVNVDIPRGVVMGVMGPSGSGKSTLLRALNRLWEPPPGCVFLDGVDICELDVLSLRRKVGMLFQLPVLFQGSVADNIRYGPQLRGKKLSDDEVHNLLALADLDSSFSAASGGELSIGQAQRVALARALANHPEVLLLDEPTSALDPISTQNIEDVLVRLKEDSGMTIVMVSHSMKQIQRIADIVCLVVEGEIVEILDAKHLSEAKHPTARAFLHLTS; from the exons ATGTCGGATTTCAGAG GCGAAGCACAAAAGCATCTCTTGTGCGCAGAAAACAGCGTGGCAAAAATGGAGGTGAGGGATCTGACGAAGGTGTCGGACAAGGATGTAAGGATTCTGAACAAGGTCAACGTTGACATTCCGAGAGGGGTGGTGATGGGGGTGATGGGCCCCAGCGGCAGCGGCAAGTCAACTCTGCTGCGGGCCCTTAACCGCCTCTGGGAGCCGCCTCCCGGCTGCGTTTTCCTCGACGGCGTCGATATTTGCGAGCTTGACGTGCTCTCTCTCCGCCGCAAAGTCGGCATGCTCTTCCAGCTTCCTGTTCTCTTCCAAG GCAGCGTGGCAGATAACATTCGGTATGGGCCGCAGTTGAGAGGGAAGAAGCTGAGCGACGACGAGGTCCACAACTTGCTTGCTCTGGCCGACTTGGATTCCTCCTTCAGCGCCGCCTCCGGTGGAGAGTTATCCATCGGCCAAGCTCAGAGAGTTGCTCTCGCTAGAGCCTTAGCTAATCATCCCGAG GTTCTGCTGCTGGACGAGCCAACGAGCGCCTTGGATCCGATATCGACTCAGAACATAGAAGACGTTCTGGTGAGGCTCAAGGAGGATAGCGGTATGACTATTGTGATGGTGTCTCACAGCATGAAGCAGATACAGAGGATAGCTGATATTGTGTGTCTTGTTGTGGAGGGTGAGATCGTTGAAATCTTGGATGCCAAGCACCTCTCCGAGGCGAAGCATCCCACAGCGAGAGCCTTCCTTCACCTCACCTCCTAA